Proteins encoded by one window of Bryobacteraceae bacterium:
- a CDS encoding carboxypeptidase-like regulatory domain-containing protein, which produces MLLPTPNAPPISGVVVGSDGGRIQATVTAHGLTPPSVSATAETGPDGSFVLGGLPDGNYQLCVEDKGGTYLDPCAWSETQVIVAAKGSRPVSGFRLVMALGVKLEVRVNDAGRVLDPVAPPANRPRTELVVAAVTPRNIVLPVRFAGRTGAVRSHRIAVSSGARMFVGVLSFGANVNDPQGRPIEAGRITSLPITIPAGQNPPPVDLTVTGARP; this is translated from the coding sequence GTGCTCCTGCCCACACCAAATGCTCCGCCCATCTCCGGCGTGGTCGTCGGCTCGGACGGCGGCAGGATACAGGCGACGGTTACCGCGCACGGGCTCACTCCGCCGTCGGTCTCGGCCACTGCGGAGACCGGGCCGGATGGCTCGTTCGTTCTCGGCGGCCTGCCGGACGGTAACTATCAACTGTGCGTCGAAGACAAGGGTGGTACTTACCTCGATCCGTGTGCGTGGTCCGAGACGCAGGTTATCGTGGCGGCCAAGGGATCGCGGCCGGTCTCGGGGTTCCGGCTGGTAATGGCGCTGGGCGTGAAGCTGGAAGTGCGGGTGAACGACGCCGGCCGCGTCCTGGATCCCGTTGCTCCACCGGCCAACCGCCCTCGGACCGAATTGGTGGTCGCGGCGGTAACTCCTCGGAACATCGTGCTGCCGGTCCGCTTCGCCGGCCGCACGGGTGCCGTGCGCAGCCACCGGATCGCGGTCAGCTCGGGTGCTCGCATGTTCGTGGGAGTGCTGAGCTTCGGAGCCAACGTCAATGACCCTCAAGGCCGCCCGATCGAGGCCGGGCGGATCACCTCCCTTCCAATAACGATACCGGCCGGGCAGAACCCGCCGCCCGTGGACCTCACCGTCACAGGCGCAAGGCCGTAG
- the purL gene encoding phosphoribosylformylglycinamidine synthase subunit PurL, whose protein sequence is MSPTITPDLLTAHRITPDEYQRIEGILGREPNITELGIFSVMWSEHCSYKSSRLHLKKLPTRSKLVLVGPGENAGIIDIGPGLDGSRWAIAFKIESHNHPSFIEPFQGAATGVGGILRDIFTMGARPVAVMDALRFGSLDDPATGARNRRILEGVVSGIAHYGNCFGVPTVGGECMFDPSYSGNPLVNVFALGVFRHDEIFYGRASGIGNPVIYVGAKTGKDGVHGATMASGEFTEESKQKRPNVQVGDPFMEKLLLEACLEAMKTGAIVGIQDMGAAGLTCSTCEMGSRAGTGIEIDLQYVPQRETGMSPYEIMLSESQERMLLVAEKGREHEVFAVFKKWGLDAVTIGSVTGDGILRVKDHGTVVAEIPNRPLADEAPLYDRPHNTAPHRRVPIDPPSYAPKPDHTADLLDLVGTENLCSKRWIWEQYDYTVRTNTVQGPGSDAAIVRIKETGTSVAMALDGNGRYSMLGPREAAKLIVAECCRNLATSGATPVAATNNLNFGNPERPEIMAQLVETIEGMGEACAFFETPITGGNVSLYNETLGDPIDPTPVIGIVGLLPTGQPIGSTFRNAGRAIVLLGGLGGTDAVHFGGTEYARAILGQTWGLPPALDMAYEKRVHEAMREVAAAALAESAHDISAGGLAVALAESGFGPEGVGAAIWLDSDMRADHLLFHEGPSRILVSTADEKSVLAIAARHNIDAVVIGETAAARLTIERRGETLVDCQLAQLRDRWERALPDRLGSLVDVRQV, encoded by the coding sequence ATGAGCCCGACCATCACCCCGGACCTCCTCACCGCCCACCGCATCACGCCCGACGAGTACCAGCGCATCGAAGGCATCCTCGGCCGCGAGCCCAACATCACCGAGCTCGGCATCTTCTCCGTCATGTGGAGCGAGCACTGCTCGTACAAAAGCTCCCGCCTCCACCTCAAGAAGCTCCCCACGCGCTCCAAGCTCGTCCTCGTCGGCCCGGGCGAAAACGCCGGCATCATTGACATAGGCCCGGGACTTGATGGAAGCCGTTGGGCCATCGCCTTCAAGATCGAGTCCCACAACCACCCGAGCTTCATCGAGCCCTTCCAGGGCGCGGCCACCGGAGTCGGCGGCATCCTGCGCGACATCTTCACCATGGGCGCGCGCCCCGTCGCCGTCATGGACGCGCTCCGCTTCGGCTCCCTCGACGACCCGGCCACCGGCGCACGCAACCGGCGCATCCTCGAAGGCGTCGTCAGCGGCATCGCCCACTACGGTAACTGCTTCGGCGTCCCCACCGTCGGCGGCGAGTGCATGTTCGACCCGTCGTACTCCGGCAACCCGCTCGTCAACGTCTTCGCCCTCGGCGTCTTCCGCCACGACGAGATCTTCTATGGACGCGCCTCCGGCATCGGCAACCCCGTCATCTACGTCGGCGCCAAAACCGGCAAGGACGGCGTCCACGGCGCCACGATGGCCTCCGGCGAGTTCACCGAAGAGTCCAAACAAAAACGCCCAAACGTGCAGGTCGGCGACCCCTTCATGGAGAAGCTCCTCCTCGAAGCCTGCCTCGAGGCCATGAAGACCGGAGCCATCGTCGGCATCCAGGACATGGGCGCGGCCGGGCTCACCTGCTCCACCTGCGAGATGGGCAGCCGCGCCGGCACCGGCATCGAAATCGATCTGCAGTACGTTCCCCAACGCGAAACCGGCATGTCGCCCTACGAGATCATGCTCTCGGAATCGCAGGAGCGGATGCTGCTGGTGGCCGAAAAGGGCCGCGAGCACGAGGTCTTCGCCGTCTTCAAGAAATGGGGACTCGACGCCGTCACCATCGGCAGCGTCACCGGTGACGGCATCCTGCGCGTGAAGGACCACGGGACGGTGGTCGCCGAGATCCCCAACCGCCCGCTCGCCGACGAAGCCCCTCTCTACGACCGGCCGCATAACACCGCGCCCCATCGCCGCGTTCCGATCGATCCTCCTTCGTACGCGCCGAAGCCCGATCATACGGCCGACCTGTTGGATCTCGTCGGCACGGAGAACCTGTGCTCCAAGCGCTGGATCTGGGAACAGTACGACTACACCGTCCGCACCAACACCGTGCAGGGACCCGGTTCCGACGCCGCGATCGTCCGTATCAAGGAAACCGGAACATCCGTCGCCATGGCGCTCGACGGCAACGGCCGCTACTCGATGCTCGGCCCGCGCGAGGCCGCGAAGCTCATCGTCGCCGAGTGCTGCCGCAACCTCGCCACCTCCGGCGCAACCCCCGTCGCCGCCACCAACAACCTCAACTTCGGCAACCCGGAGCGCCCTGAGATCATGGCGCAGTTGGTCGAAACGATCGAAGGCATGGGCGAAGCCTGCGCCTTCTTTGAGACGCCCATCACCGGCGGTAACGTCAGCCTCTACAACGAAACCCTCGGCGACCCCATCGACCCCACACCCGTCATCGGCATCGTCGGTCTCCTCCCCACCGGCCAACCGATCGGGTCCACGTTCCGCAACGCCGGCCGCGCCATCGTGCTGCTCGGCGGCCTCGGCGGCACGGATGCCGTCCACTTCGGCGGCACCGAGTACGCGCGCGCCATCCTCGGGCAAACCTGGGGACTCCCGCCCGCGCTCGACATGGCCTACGAAAAGCGCGTCCACGAAGCCATGCGCGAAGTGGCCGCCGCCGCGCTCGCCGAATCCGCGCACGACATATCCGCCGGCGGGCTTGCCGTGGCGCTCGCCGAATCGGGCTTCGGGCCGGAAGGTGTAGGCGCGGCCATCTGGCTCGACTCGGATATGCGCGCCGACCACCTCCTCTTCCACGAGGGTCCGTCGCGGATCCTCGTTTCCACGGCCGATGAGAAATCCGTGCTCGCCATCGCGGCGCGCCACAACATAGATGCCGTCGTAATTGGAGAAACCGCCGCCGCGCGGCTCACGATTGAGCGCCGCGGCGAAACACTGGTCGATTGCCAACTCGCCCAACTCCGCGATCGCTGGGAACGGGCGCTGCCGGATAGGTTGGGGAGCCTCGTGGATGTTCGACAAGTTTAA
- the purF gene encoding amidophosphoribosyltransferase yields MFDKFKEECAVVAIYGHEEAANLAYLALYQMQHRGQESCGIAVSDGAGAQCHKAMGHVADVFTPEVLGRLYGHAAIGHTRYSTAGDTALLNAQPFAVNCNKGQIAVAHNGNITNAAELRRMLEGEGSIFQATSDTEVILHLVARSRERSLSAALREALLAIEGAYSLVLLADDRIIVARDPNGFRPLAIGQLELSGGRTGYVVASETCAFDLVGAVYLGEVEPGEMVIIDQTGMTRERFAIARNQSHCVFEHVYFARPDSLVFGRSVQASRELMGRLLAEACPAPGAEVVVPVPDSGVSAALGFADAAGVPFRQALIRNHYVGRTFIEPSQAIRDFGVKLKLNPVKNLLAGKSVVLVDDSIVRGTTSRKIVRMVRSAGAREVHMRISCPPTLSPCFYGVDTPTKGELIAANNTVEEIRRFVEADTLGYLPLPRLREAVGDAERHDYCYACYTGNYPTELVNIEELMQQSKR; encoded by the coding sequence ATGTTCGACAAGTTTAAGGAAGAATGCGCGGTGGTGGCCATCTACGGCCACGAGGAAGCCGCCAATCTCGCCTACCTCGCGCTGTACCAGATGCAGCACCGTGGCCAGGAAAGCTGCGGCATCGCCGTCTCCGACGGCGCCGGCGCCCAGTGCCACAAGGCGATGGGTCACGTCGCCGACGTCTTTACTCCCGAAGTCCTCGGCCGCCTCTACGGCCACGCCGCCATCGGCCACACCCGCTACTCCACCGCTGGCGACACCGCGCTGCTCAACGCGCAGCCCTTCGCCGTCAACTGCAATAAGGGCCAGATCGCGGTGGCGCACAACGGCAACATCACCAACGCCGCCGAACTGCGCCGCATGCTCGAAGGAGAAGGCTCGATCTTCCAGGCGACCAGCGACACCGAAGTCATCCTGCACCTTGTCGCCCGGTCCCGCGAACGGAGCCTTTCCGCCGCATTGCGCGAAGCCCTGCTCGCCATCGAAGGCGCGTACTCGCTGGTGCTTCTCGCTGACGATCGCATTATCGTCGCGCGCGACCCGAACGGCTTCCGGCCGCTCGCCATCGGACAACTCGAACTGAGCGGCGGACGCACCGGCTACGTCGTCGCGTCGGAAACCTGCGCTTTCGATCTCGTCGGCGCCGTCTACCTCGGCGAAGTCGAGCCCGGCGAAATGGTGATCATCGATCAGACCGGCATGACGCGCGAGCGCTTCGCCATCGCCCGCAACCAGTCCCACTGTGTGTTCGAACACGTCTACTTCGCGCGGCCCGATTCGCTCGTCTTCGGCCGCAGCGTCCAGGCCTCGCGCGAACTGATGGGCCGTCTGCTTGCCGAGGCCTGCCCCGCGCCCGGAGCCGAAGTCGTCGTTCCCGTGCCGGACTCCGGCGTCTCCGCCGCTCTCGGTTTCGCCGATGCGGCCGGCGTTCCCTTCCGCCAGGCGCTCATTCGCAATCACTATGTCGGCCGGACTTTCATCGAGCCCTCGCAGGCCATTCGCGACTTCGGCGTCAAGCTCAAGCTGAACCCGGTGAAGAACCTCCTCGCGGGCAAGAGCGTAGTGCTCGTCGACGACTCCATCGTCCGCGGCACCACCTCGCGCAAGATCGTCCGCATGGTCCGCTCGGCCGGCGCGCGCGAAGTCCACATGCGCATCTCATGCCCGCCGACGCTTTCGCCGTGCTTCTACGGAGTGGACACGCCGACCAAGGGCGAACTCATCGCCGCCAACAACACCGTCGAAGAGATCCGCCGCTTCGTCGAGGCCGACACCCTCGGCTACCTCCCGCTCCCCAGGCTCCGCGAAGCCGTCGGCGACGCCGAACGCCACGACTACTGCTACGCCTGCTACACCGGCAACTACCCCACCGAACTCGTCAACATCGAAGAGTTGATGCAGCAGTCGAAGCGCTGA
- a CDS encoding 3-oxoacyl-[acyl-carrier-protein] synthase III C-terminal domain-containing protein, which produces MTIAGASSAYPSHRYSQAELLGELMKQWGPKVDNPMFMERLQSRVGVDSRHLAIPLDQYAGLRGFGKANDHWIRVALEVAEKALTGALERAGVSKDQLGALFFVSITGISSPSIDAKLINTMKLPVNIKRVPVFGLGCVAGAAGLARAADYVRAFPDQAAALVSVELCSLTIQQDDLSVANLISTGLFGDGGAAVIVAGADVPAKGPKVLATRSVFYPESEGVMGWEVTDTGFRIVLTREVPEVVQRHLAGDVDSFLSSQGLSRADIGAWVVHTGGPRVLESTQAALGLPNGALDVSWECLRRTGNLSSASVLVVLEEFLMKKKPEPGTYGVLAAMGPGFCSELVLLRW; this is translated from the coding sequence ATGACAATCGCAGGCGCCTCCAGCGCCTACCCCTCCCATCGCTACAGCCAAGCCGAGTTGCTTGGCGAACTGATGAAGCAGTGGGGGCCGAAAGTGGACAATCCCATGTTCATGGAACGGCTCCAGTCGCGCGTCGGTGTGGATAGCCGCCACTTGGCCATCCCGCTGGACCAGTACGCGGGGCTGCGCGGCTTCGGCAAGGCAAACGACCACTGGATCCGTGTGGCTCTGGAGGTTGCCGAGAAGGCGCTCACCGGAGCGCTTGAACGCGCCGGCGTTTCCAAGGACCAGCTCGGCGCGTTGTTCTTCGTTTCGATCACCGGCATCTCGAGCCCTTCCATCGACGCGAAGCTCATCAACACGATGAAGCTACCGGTGAACATCAAGCGCGTGCCCGTGTTCGGGCTCGGATGCGTGGCCGGCGCCGCGGGTCTCGCCCGCGCGGCCGACTACGTGCGCGCTTTTCCAGATCAGGCCGCTGCGCTCGTCTCCGTCGAGTTGTGTTCCCTCACGATTCAACAGGATGACCTTTCCGTAGCGAACCTCATCTCTACGGGCCTGTTCGGCGACGGCGGTGCGGCCGTGATCGTCGCTGGCGCGGACGTGCCGGCCAAGGGCCCCAAGGTGCTTGCGACACGATCCGTCTTCTATCCGGAATCGGAAGGCGTGATGGGCTGGGAGGTCACCGACACCGGCTTCCGGATCGTGCTGACGCGCGAAGTCCCGGAAGTGGTTCAGCGGCACCTGGCCGGCGACGTCGACAGCTTCCTTTCTTCGCAGGGCCTCTCCCGCGCCGACATCGGCGCGTGGGTGGTGCATACCGGGGGACCGCGCGTGCTCGAATCGACGCAGGCCGCGCTTGGCCTCCCCAACGGCGCGCTCGACGTATCGTGGGAGTGCCTCCGGCGGACCGGGAATCTCTCCTCCGCCTCCGTGCTCGTGGTGCTCGAAGAATTCCTCATGAAGAAGAAGCCCGAGCCCGGGACCTACGGCGTGCTGGCGGCGATGGGCCCTGGGTTCTGTTCGGAGCTCGTACTGCTGCGCTGGTAG
- the atpD gene encoding F0F1 ATP synthase subunit beta: MTAEPPPDSASTAQVGVITQVNGPVVDIACTALPPLHQALFARLDHESYTFEVHQHLDEVHVRAITLHRTAGLRRGMAVYDTDSSLHVPVAPECLSRLLGVFGQPLDGGPELPSDTFRNILAKPGPLHEVRAASEILETGIKVVDLLCPFIRGGKTGLFGGAGVGKTVLIMEFMHAVTKLHQGVSVFAGVGERIREGHELWHEMREAGVMAGALMVFGQMDESPGVRFRVGMTAQTYAEYLRDTLGKEVLFLVDNVYRFVQAGSEISGLLGRMPAAVGYQPTLATEVSSLEDRISSTVRGSVTSVQAVYVPADDMTDPAVNAILAHLDTIVILSRAQAGKGIYPAVDPLRSSSKMLDPAVVGERHYGIAKSVREQLARYRELEDVIAMLGMEELSPEDRVVVARARKLERYLAQPFAVVSRHTGIEGVSVPLDATLADCEAFLRGDHDATPEDQCYMRGRMPS; this comes from the coding sequence ATGACCGCGGAACCACCGCCGGACTCCGCCAGCACCGCGCAAGTGGGCGTAATAACGCAAGTCAACGGTCCGGTGGTCGATATCGCCTGTACCGCGCTCCCCCCGCTGCACCAGGCCCTATTCGCGCGGCTTGACCACGAATCCTACACTTTCGAGGTCCACCAGCACCTCGATGAAGTCCACGTAAGGGCCATCACACTCCACCGCACCGCCGGACTCCGCCGCGGAATGGCGGTCTACGACACCGATTCCTCTCTACACGTACCCGTCGCCCCGGAATGCCTCAGCCGGCTGCTTGGCGTCTTCGGCCAGCCGCTCGACGGCGGACCCGAATTGCCTTCGGACACCTTCCGCAACATCCTCGCGAAGCCGGGGCCGCTGCACGAAGTCCGCGCGGCGAGCGAGATCCTGGAAACCGGTATCAAGGTCGTCGATCTGCTGTGCCCGTTCATACGGGGCGGAAAGACGGGGCTGTTCGGCGGCGCAGGAGTCGGCAAGACGGTCCTCATCATGGAATTCATGCACGCGGTGACGAAGCTGCACCAGGGCGTGTCGGTCTTCGCTGGAGTCGGCGAGCGCATCCGTGAGGGTCATGAGCTGTGGCACGAGATGCGGGAGGCGGGTGTGATGGCGGGCGCACTGATGGTATTCGGCCAGATGGATGAATCGCCCGGTGTCCGCTTTCGCGTCGGCATGACGGCGCAAACCTACGCCGAATATCTGCGCGACACGCTGGGCAAGGAAGTGCTGTTCCTTGTCGACAACGTCTACCGCTTCGTGCAGGCGGGCAGTGAGATCTCCGGGCTCCTCGGCCGGATGCCCGCCGCCGTCGGCTACCAACCCACGCTCGCCACCGAAGTCAGCAGCCTCGAGGATCGCATCAGCTCCACCGTCCGCGGCAGCGTCACTTCCGTGCAAGCCGTCTACGTCCCCGCCGACGACATGACGGACCCCGCCGTCAACGCCATCCTCGCCCACCTCGACACCATCGTCATCCTCTCTCGCGCGCAGGCCGGCAAGGGCATCTACCCGGCAGTCGACCCGCTCCGCTCGTCGAGCAAAATGCTCGACCCCGCTGTCGTCGGCGAACGCCACTACGGCATCGCGAAGTCCGTGCGCGAACAGCTCGCCCGGTACCGCGAACTCGAAGACGTCATCGCCATGCTCGGCATGGAGGAGCTGTCGCCGGAGGACCGGGTGGTGGTCGCCCGGGCGCGCAAGCTCGAGCGCTATCTCGCGCAGCCTTTCGCCGTCGTTTCGCGGCACACCGGAATCGAGGGCGTTTCCGTGCCGCTCGACGCCACCCTCGCCGACTGCGAAGCGTTCCTCCGCGGCGACCACGACGCGACTCCCGAAGACCAGTGCTACATGCGCGGGCGGATGCCGTCATGA
- a CDS encoding F0F1 ATP synthase subunit epsilon: MSTFTLSLTSATESERVERVASFAGEDASGSFGILPGHARMITILTFGMVRFRPVDGPWEYLAVPGGVLYMRGDELRLVTRRYLRGADYGNLHAALMREFAAEEESLQAMRRAVRRLEEEMLKRLVEASRGTPP; this comes from the coding sequence ATGAGCACGTTCACGCTTTCGCTCACCAGCGCCACGGAATCCGAACGAGTGGAACGCGTGGCGAGCTTCGCCGGTGAAGATGCCTCGGGCAGCTTCGGCATTCTGCCGGGCCATGCGCGGATGATCACAATCCTCACCTTCGGCATGGTGCGATTTCGCCCTGTCGACGGCCCGTGGGAGTATTTGGCGGTTCCCGGAGGCGTGCTCTATATGCGTGGCGATGAGCTGCGCCTCGTCACTCGTCGATACCTCCGCGGCGCGGACTACGGCAATTTGCACGCGGCGCTGATGCGCGAGTTCGCCGCCGAGGAGGAGTCCTTGCAAGCGATGCGGCGCGCCGTGCGGCGTTTGGAAGAAGAGATGCTCAAACGTCTGGTGGAAGCGAGTCGAGGAACGCCGCCATGA
- a CDS encoding AtpZ/AtpI family protein, translating to MTNRLSDDRQRLAGGVERQSKRLRQAERDEPTILAQVRYLGGVGLVFLLPVIGGAYLGQWLDSLAAGYSVRWTVSLIVTGVAIGAVNVYFFLRE from the coding sequence ATGACGAACCGCTTGAGCGACGACCGGCAGCGGCTGGCCGGCGGTGTCGAGCGCCAGTCGAAGCGGCTGCGCCAGGCCGAGCGCGACGAGCCGACGATCTTGGCGCAAGTCCGCTACCTCGGCGGCGTGGGCCTTGTGTTTCTGCTGCCGGTGATCGGCGGCGCGTATCTCGGCCAATGGCTCGATTCGCTCGCCGCGGGCTACTCGGTCCGCTGGACCGTCAGCCTGATCGTCACTGGGGTCGCGATTGGCGCGGTAAACGTCTATTTCTTCCTCCGGGAGTAA
- a CDS encoding F0F1 ATP synthase subunit A, producing MHTGAISGTVLTTWGVMAALGLVSWLSTRRLALEPGPWQAALEGVVTAVDQAVAGVTPKHAAHIAPFVGTLWIFLAVANLVGIVPGLSSPTADLSATAALAALVFLSVHWFGVRVHGVRAYLRHYVEPSPVLLPFHVISEISRTLALAVRLFGNIFSLEMAAFLVLLVAGFLTPVPLLMLHVIEALVQAYVFGVLALIYIAGGVESLELRTNPKGE from the coding sequence ATGCACACGGGCGCGATCAGCGGTACCGTTCTTACGACGTGGGGCGTGATGGCGGCGCTGGGTCTCGTCTCCTGGCTCTCCACGCGGCGGCTGGCGCTCGAGCCCGGACCGTGGCAGGCCGCGCTCGAAGGCGTGGTCACGGCCGTCGATCAAGCCGTGGCAGGCGTGACGCCGAAGCACGCCGCCCATATCGCCCCCTTCGTCGGCACACTGTGGATCTTCCTCGCCGTGGCAAACCTCGTCGGGATCGTTCCCGGGCTGAGTTCGCCCACCGCCGATCTTTCGGCCACCGCCGCTCTGGCCGCGCTCGTGTTTCTCTCGGTGCATTGGTTCGGCGTGCGGGTTCACGGCGTCCGCGCCTACCTGCGTCACTATGTGGAGCCGAGCCCAGTGCTGCTGCCGTTCCATGTGATCAGCGAGATCTCCCGGACGCTGGCCCTCGCCGTGCGGCTGTTCGGCAACATCTTCAGCCTGGAGATGGCGGCTTTTCTCGTGCTGCTGGTGGCCGGATTCCTGACGCCGGTGCCGCTTTTGATGCTGCATGTCATTGAAGCGCTGGTGCAGGCGTATGTGTTCGGAGTGCTGGCGTTGATCTATATCGCCGGCGGTGTGGAGTCGCTGGAGTTGCGCACAAACCCGAAGGGAGAATAG
- a CDS encoding F0F1 ATP synthase subunit C: protein MSGTSWFVIVSTAVAAIAIAIGAMMPAIAMGRAIVQALDALARQPEAEKSITRTLFIGLAMIESLAIYVLVIALVILFRNPLAEYLAK, encoded by the coding sequence ATGTCCGGCACGAGTTGGTTCGTAATCGTATCGACGGCGGTGGCCGCCATTGCCATCGCCATCGGCGCAATGATGCCCGCCATCGCGATGGGGCGCGCCATCGTGCAGGCGCTGGATGCGCTGGCCAGGCAGCCGGAAGCGGAGAAGTCCATCACGCGGACGTTGTTCATCGGCCTCGCGATGATCGAATCGCTCGCCATCTACGTGCTGGTGATCGCACTGGTCATCCTCTTCCGGAATCCGCTGGCCGAGTATCTCGCCAAGTAG
- a CDS encoding F0F1 ATP synthase subunit delta, whose protein sequence is MQLDLTTFLLEIVNFLVLVWLLKRFLYQPIRSILQQRAAEVARTLAEAAAKCEDAKSLEERHQKQLAEWEQEKAKQRTALAGEIAVERNRLEQDLREEIDRQREKERVLAGRRAEEQQRVAEAAGAASAVKFAARLLKRMAGPEVETRIAGLVVEDLAALPPARRDELRRAIVAANGQVKIASALALSDAQRAAVIAALGNVAGGLVAADFEQDASLLAGLRIAAGSSVVHANLRDELAYFAEAVSHG, encoded by the coding sequence GTGCAACTGGACCTCACTACTTTCCTGCTGGAGATCGTCAACTTCCTGGTGCTGGTGTGGCTGCTCAAGCGGTTTCTTTACCAGCCGATCCGCAGCATTCTGCAACAGCGGGCGGCGGAGGTGGCGCGGACACTCGCAGAAGCAGCAGCAAAGTGTGAGGACGCCAAGTCGCTCGAAGAGCGCCATCAGAAGCAGTTGGCTGAGTGGGAGCAGGAGAAGGCGAAACAGCGGACGGCGCTGGCCGGCGAGATCGCTGTCGAGCGCAACCGGCTGGAGCAGGATCTTCGGGAAGAGATCGATCGGCAGCGCGAGAAGGAACGGGTGCTCGCCGGGCGCCGCGCCGAGGAGCAGCAGCGAGTGGCCGAAGCGGCCGGCGCCGCCAGCGCCGTGAAGTTCGCCGCGCGTCTACTCAAACGAATGGCCGGACCAGAGGTCGAAACCCGAATCGCCGGACTTGTCGTCGAGGACCTGGCTGCCCTGCCCCCCGCAAGGCGCGACGAACTGCGGCGCGCGATCGTCGCAGCGAACGGCCAAGTGAAGATCGCGAGCGCCTTGGCGTTGTCCGATGCGCAGCGCGCCGCCGTGATTGCCGCGCTGGGGAACGTCGCCGGAGGCCTCGTCGCCGCGGACTTCGAGCAGGACGCGTCCCTCCTCGCCGGACTCCGCATCGCCGCCGGTTCGTCGGTTGTTCACGCCAATCTCCGCGACGAGCTGGCGTACTTCGCCGAGGCGGTATCGCATGGATGA
- a CDS encoding F0F1 ATP synthase subunit alpha: MDEATGTATWLDEYRFGLRFSEQGMVVSVGDGIARVGGLPSASMEELLRFADGSRGLVYSLEADSLSAILLDETESLAAGSEVHLTGRRLAIPAGDALLGRVVDPLGAPLDGGAPPECRTDRELEALSPPITARDFVAEPLYTGTKVADALIPIGKGQRQLLIGDNGLGKSSFAIDAVINQHGRGVLCVYVLVGQKRSTVVSTIETLRGAGALEHTAIVAAEATAAPGLKYLAPFAGCAIGEAWMNRGKDTLIVYDDLTAHAEAYRELSLLLRRPPGREAYPGDIFYLHARLLERSTKLAASHGGGTMTALPIVETKEGEIAAYIPTNLISITDGQVYFDSGLFSAGVLPAIDVRKSVSRIGGKAQHPRMAAEAGRMKLDYLRFLELEIFTRFGGRLEATVQAQIDRGRLLREILQQPRLEPLSVEQQMAGLAAFNAGYLDGVPLRDSPSVVHELQQAAANAPLRLDAARDEWRAQVRMLLDPILAARKQP, encoded by the coding sequence ATGGATGAGGCAACCGGAACAGCCACCTGGCTCGATGAGTATCGGTTCGGGCTCCGCTTCTCCGAACAGGGCATGGTGGTGTCGGTGGGCGACGGCATCGCTCGCGTCGGCGGACTCCCGTCGGCGTCGATGGAAGAACTGCTCCGCTTCGCAGACGGCAGCCGCGGCCTGGTCTATTCGCTCGAAGCGGATTCGCTCAGCGCCATTCTGCTCGACGAAACCGAGAGCCTCGCGGCCGGCTCTGAGGTTCATCTCACGGGACGGCGCCTCGCCATTCCAGCCGGCGACGCCCTCCTCGGGCGCGTCGTCGATCCGCTGGGGGCTCCGCTCGATGGCGGCGCACCGCCGGAGTGCCGGACGGATCGCGAACTCGAAGCGTTGTCGCCGCCCATCACCGCGCGTGACTTCGTCGCCGAGCCGCTCTACACAGGAACGAAAGTCGCCGACGCACTGATCCCCATCGGCAAGGGACAGCGTCAACTCCTGATCGGCGACAACGGCCTGGGGAAGAGTTCCTTCGCCATCGACGCGGTGATCAACCAGCACGGGCGCGGCGTGCTGTGCGTCTACGTCCTGGTCGGGCAAAAGCGCTCCACCGTCGTGAGCACCATCGAGACGCTTCGCGGCGCCGGCGCGCTCGAGCACACCGCAATCGTTGCCGCCGAAGCCACGGCGGCGCCGGGGCTGAAATATCTTGCGCCCTTCGCCGGCTGCGCCATCGGCGAAGCTTGGATGAACCGCGGCAAAGACACGCTCATCGTCTATGACGACCTCACGGCGCACGCCGAGGCCTATCGCGAACTGTCCCTGCTGCTGCGCCGGCCGCCCGGTCGGGAAGCCTATCCGGGCGATATCTTCTACCTGCATGCGCGCCTGCTCGAACGGTCGACGAAGCTCGCCGCGAGCCACGGCGGCGGCACGATGACGGCGCTTCCCATCGTCGAAACCAAAGAGGGCGAGATCGCCGCCTACATCCCCACCAACCTGATCTCGATCACCGACGGCCAGGTTTACTTCGACTCCGGCCTTTTCTCGGCGGGCGTGCTCCCGGCTATCGACGTGCGGAAATCCGTTTCGCGAATCGGGGGCAAGGCTCAGCATCCTCGCATGGCCGCCGAAGCAGGCCGCATGAAGCTCGACTATCTCCGCTTCCTCGAACTCGAGATCTTCACCCGGTTCGGCGGGAGGCTCGAAGCGACGGTGCAGGCGCAGATCGATCGCGGCCGCCTGCTGCGCGAAATCCTCCAGCAGCCGCGGCTCGAGCCGCTCTCCGTGGAGCAGCAGATGGCCGGACTCGCAGCTTTCAACGCCGGGTATCTGGACGGCGTCCCGCTTCGCGACAGCCCGTCCGTGGTGCATGAACTGCAGCAGGCCGCGGCGAATGCGCCCTTGCGGCTGGACGCTGCCCGCGACGAATGGAGGGCCCAGGTGCGCATGCTCCTCGACCCGATTCTCGCCGCCCGGAAGCAGCCATGA